A segment of the Aureliella helgolandensis genome:
CCAGGGAGCCCCGCCGAGTCACCCCGAGTTGCTTGACTGGTTGGCCGCCGATTTTCGAGATTCCAACTGGGATGTGAAGCGTTTGATGGGGCAACTCGTGAGGACGGCTGCTTTCAAGCAGCAGTCGCTCAGCCACTCGCAGAATTTAGAGTTGGATCCCAAGAATCGCCTGCTAGCGCGAGGCCCACGGATACGGCTGTCGGCCGAACAGATCCGCGATCTTTCGCTCGCTTCGAGTGGGCTCATCAACCTGCGCATGGGGGGCCGAGGATTTTTGACTTATCAACCTGCCAATATCTGGGAGCCGGTTGGATACGGAAATAGCAATACTCGCTACTACATGCGAGATAGCGGTGATGCTATCTACCGACGCAGTCTCTACGGATTCATCAAACGCACCGCACCACCGCCGTTCCTGAGCAACTTTGATGCACCGAACCGGGAAGTCTATTGCTCGCGGCGCGAACGCAGCAACACACCGTTGCAGGCTCTGCAACTGATGAATGATGTGCAACACGTGGAAGCGGCCCGCGTGCTCGCCGAACGCGTTCTTACCGATTCCACCGTTAACGGTGGCTTCGATAGCGAGTCGGCGCGCATCGATTTGATGTTTCGGATTGTGCTCAGCCGCTACCCAGACGCATTTGAGAGGTCCGCCCTGTCGCAAGCATTGTCGGGATTTTCGAAGCGTTATGAGAACGATCCGTCGGCTGCGGTGGAGTTGTTGAAGGTGGGACAATCCTCTGTCTCGCCCGCCATCGAATCGCAACAGCTCGCCGCCTACACTCTGCTGGCGAATCTCATTTTGAATTTGGACGAAGCCGTCACACGCAATTGATTTAGCACCACAACTGGCGTTTCCTTAATAGATCACTCTACCGTAGCAGTCCCCATTGCATTGAAAGAAGCTGCCATGGATCCCCGACACGAATTGGACCTTATCGAGTCACGACGTCAGTTTTTCACCGGTGGCGGTCTTCGACTCGGTGCGCTTGCCTTAGCGGCCCTCACTGCACAGGGTACTGCTCGCGCGGTAGGGGCCACTAGTCCACAGATGAATCCACCCTTGGAGGGCTTTCCGAACTTTGCGCCTCGCGCGAAGTCGATTATCTACCTGCACCTGAACGGCGGTCCATCGCAGATAGATACTTGGGATTACAAGCCCGGGCTCAACGATTACTTCGATCAAGACCTTCCCGAGTCTATTCGTAAGGGACAACGCATTACCACGATGACAAGCGGGCAAAGTCGCTTGCCCGTCGCTCCCAGCAAGTTCAAGTTCGCGCGGCATGGAGAATGTGGTCGGTGGGTAAGTGAATTGCTGCCGCATACTGCGAAGTGTGTGGATGACATCGCCCTGGTCAAGAGCGTGCACACCAATGCGATTAATCACGATCCGGCATGCACGTTTGTGATGACCGGGAGCGAGGTTCCAGGGAAGGCCAGCTTGGGTAGCTGGCTTGCCTACGGCCTGGGCAGTGAGAGCAATGATCTGCCTGCATTCGTCGTTCTAACGCCCAGTTGGTCCTCGACTGCATCGGCGCAGGCTCTGTTCACGCGAATGTGGAGCAGTGGCTTTCTTCCGACTCGATTCAACGGGGTAGCGCTCCGCAGTAGCGGCGACCCGGTCCTCTATCTCCCCAACCCACCCGGGGTAACCCGCCAAGATCGTCGCCAAATGCTCGATTCATTGGCCGTGCTGAATCGCCATCGTCACCAGCAGATCGGGGATCCTGAAATTCAGACTCGAATCGCCCAGTATGAAATGGCTTTTCGGATGCAAAATAGCGTACCGGAGTTGACCAATTGGTCGAGTGAAACCGAATCCACACTCGACATGTACGGGCCCGATGTCCATAAGCCCGGCACGTTTGCCGCCAGCGCGTTACTCGCTAGACGGCTCGTTGAGCGCGGAGTACGGGTCGTCCAGCTATTGCATCGCGGCTGGGATCAACATGGCAACATCGCGCACGATCTACCGGCGCAATGCCGAGACGTTGATCAAGCGACTGGCGCATTGCTGCAGGATCTGAAACAGCGTGGCCTGCTTGAGTCAACGTTGGTAGTCTGCGGTGGCGAATTCGGTCGTACCGTCTATTGCCAAGGTGGTTTGACTCGCGAGAACTATGGTCGTGACCATCATCCGCGTTGCTTCCCGATGTGGATGGCTGGTGGTGGAGCCCAGGGGGGAGTCAGTGTTGGGGAAACTGATGAGTTCAGCTACAACATTACGGAACGCCCCGTTCATATCAATGATTTCAATGCGACGGTTCTCAAATGCTTAGGTATCAATCACGAGCGGTTCACGTTCCCCTTCCAGGGGTTGGATCAACGATTGACCGGTGTGGAACCGGCTCACGTAATCGATGAATTGTTGAGCT
Coding sequences within it:
- a CDS encoding DUF1501 domain-containing protein produces the protein MDPRHELDLIESRRQFFTGGGLRLGALALAALTAQGTARAVGATSPQMNPPLEGFPNFAPRAKSIIYLHLNGGPSQIDTWDYKPGLNDYFDQDLPESIRKGQRITTMTSGQSRLPVAPSKFKFARHGECGRWVSELLPHTAKCVDDIALVKSVHTNAINHDPACTFVMTGSEVPGKASLGSWLAYGLGSESNDLPAFVVLTPSWSSTASAQALFTRMWSSGFLPTRFNGVALRSSGDPVLYLPNPPGVTRQDRRQMLDSLAVLNRHRHQQIGDPEIQTRIAQYEMAFRMQNSVPELTNWSSETESTLDMYGPDVHKPGTFAASALLARRLVERGVRVVQLLHRGWDQHGNIAHDLPAQCRDVDQATGALLQDLKQRGLLESTLVVCGGEFGRTVYCQGGLTRENYGRDHHPRCFPMWMAGGGAQGGVSVGETDEFSYNITERPVHINDFNATVLKCLGINHERFTFPFQGLDQRLTGVEPAHVIDELLS